In one Chryseobacterium camelliae genomic region, the following are encoded:
- a CDS encoding ABC transporter ATP-binding protein: protein MSLQITNLTKKFAEQTALNNINISIDQNEIIGLLGPNGAGKSTLMKSIVGALTIDEGEIIFNGKNISENEIESKKKIGFLPENNPLYLEMYVKEYLQFVANIHKIPTSRVDEVIELVGITPEKSKKIGQLSKGYKQRVGLAQAIIHQPDLLILDEPTNGLDPNQIIEIRNVVKEIGQQKTVLLSTHIMQEVEALCSRVILIHKGNILQDCPIEEFKGKFESLEEAFASYTA from the coding sequence ATGTCTCTTCAAATAACCAATTTAACAAAAAAGTTCGCAGAACAAACTGCACTCAACAATATTAACATTTCAATTGATCAAAATGAAATCATTGGTCTTCTGGGTCCGAACGGAGCCGGAAAATCTACCCTGATGAAATCCATTGTCGGTGCGCTTACCATTGATGAGGGCGAAATTATTTTCAACGGAAAAAATATTTCTGAGAACGAGATTGAGAGCAAGAAAAAAATTGGCTTTTTACCTGAAAATAACCCTTTATATCTCGAAATGTATGTAAAGGAATACTTACAGTTTGTAGCCAATATCCATAAAATACCGACATCCAGAGTAGATGAAGTCATCGAACTGGTAGGAATCACTCCTGAAAAATCAAAGAAAATCGGGCAGCTTTCCAAAGGATATAAACAAAGAGTGGGTCTTGCACAGGCCATTATTCATCAACCCGATTTACTGATTCTGGATGAGCCGACAAATGGTCTTGATCCCAACCAGATCATCGAAATCAGAAATGTTGTAAAGGAAATCGGCCAGCAAAAAACGGTTCTACTTTCTACCCACATCATGCAGGAAGTTGAAGCCCTTTGTTCCCGTGTAATCCTTATCCATAAAGGAAATATTCTTCAGGATTGCCCTATTGAAGAATTTAAAGGCAAATTTGAAAGTCTGGAAGAGGCTTTTGCAAGCTATACCGCATAA
- a CDS encoding patatin-like phospholipase family protein, giving the protein MNFEKIGLVLSGGGTKGIAHAGVLKFLHEKNIDIDILSCCSAGSIVGCLYAVGKTPEEILDFFQSVYFFNWKHFTFNQPGLVSSVIFNNYLKPIFQDMKIGDLDKEVRIVATELVSGTEKIFDKDFLVTDAIIASCSIPGITTPYILNEEMFCDGGVLNNFPADIIRDDCDKLIGVFVSPPHNININDLKSIKAIVSRSYDLLSYRIEKVKFDYCDWLILSQKLSSFGTFERKKDRLEEIFNIGYHAAKDSFNESNFYLKIKQSGT; this is encoded by the coding sequence ATGAATTTTGAGAAAATAGGACTCGTTTTATCGGGAGGCGGTACCAAAGGTATTGCTCATGCAGGGGTTTTAAAATTTTTGCACGAAAAAAATATTGATATAGATATTTTGTCCTGCTGTAGTGCAGGTTCTATTGTGGGTTGCCTTTATGCTGTAGGAAAAACGCCGGAAGAAATCCTTGATTTTTTTCAATCGGTTTATTTTTTTAACTGGAAACATTTTACGTTCAATCAGCCGGGATTGGTTTCCTCAGTTATTTTTAACAATTATCTGAAGCCTATTTTTCAGGATATGAAAATAGGAGATCTGGATAAAGAAGTTCGTATCGTCGCTACAGAATTGGTTTCCGGAACCGAAAAGATTTTCGACAAAGATTTTTTGGTAACCGATGCGATTATTGCTTCCTGTTCTATCCCGGGAATTACCACACCCTATATTTTGAATGAAGAAATGTTCTGTGATGGGGGAGTTCTCAATAATTTTCCTGCCGATATTATTCGTGACGACTGTGATAAGCTGATCGGGGTTTTTGTATCTCCTCCACATAATATCAATATCAATGATTTAAAGTCGATTAAAGCCATTGTTTCACGTTCCTATGATCTTCTTTCTTATAGGATTGAAAAGGTGAAATTCGATTACTGTGACTGGTTGATCCTATCTCAGAAATTATCCAGTTTTGGAACTTTTGAACGAAAAAAAGACCGTCTTGAAGAAATTTTCAATATTGGTTATCATGCGGCAAAAGATAGTTTTAATGAAAGCAATTTTTATCTGAAGATAAAACAATCCGGAACATAA